From Triticum urartu cultivar G1812 chromosome 2, Tu2.1, whole genome shotgun sequence, a single genomic window includes:
- the LOC125535694 gene encoding uncharacterized protein LOC125535694, with translation MAGSYKDFCSYTPDFTGQNVRLADGSGQSIKGVGTVKCCPNMTLSSVLHVPSFPINLLSISCITGELNCAVIFFATWCLFLELGTWKILGTGIMRGGLYYLDDDMAPMAAAVLSQSPLEEFLLHHRRLGHISFNTLDLDNEIGGDKGEEYNEAASRNMIVGVIPAADMYDDEDEGTSEAEQKRTQGELRDESNEAVKWPKPNEEQEVQVYKRRQWPKPNEEQEVQVYKRRNRSEKEVIPSRCDHEAQEAPAIQAQETLPSVTQSDVHESSPQVDELDIPIARRKHPRSTAGKLPSNLSQYDISNYVSYVSLGSQYKSFIDALDSTLPIPRDWQEAKQYPEWRAAMIEEMTALDKNNTWAMMMMG, from the exons ATGGCCGGTTCATATAAGGATTTCTGCAGTTATACTCCTGATTTTACAGGGCAAAATGTTAGACTTGCTGATGGTTCTGGCCAGAGTATTAAGGGAGTAGGCACAGTTAAATGTTGCCCAAATATGACTCTATCATCTGTTTTACATGTTCCCTCATTCCCAATCAATTTGCTATCCATCAGCTGCATTACAGGAGAACTTAATTGTGCTGTAATCTTCTTCGCAACATGGTGTTTATTCCTGGAACTTGGGACTTGGAAAATCCTTGGGACAGGAATTATGCGAGGTGGTCTATACTACTTGGATGATGATATGGCACCTATGGCTGCTGCTGTGCTGTCTCAGTCACCATTGGAAGAATTTCTTCTTCATCATCGCAGGCTGGGACACATATCCTTTAACACCCTGG ATCTGGACAACGAGATAGGGGGAGATAAAGGTGAAGAATATAATGAAGCAGCATCCAGGAATATGATTGTTGGAGTGATTCCAGCTGCAGATATGTATGACGATGAAGATGAAGGTACATCAGAAGCTGAACAGAAACGGACACAGGGGGAGCTACGAGATGAATCAAATGAAGCTGTTAAGTGGCCTAAACCAAATGAAGAACAAGAAGTTCAGGTGTATAAAAGGAGACAGTGGCCTAAACCAAATGAAGAACAAGAAGTTCAGGTGTATAAAAGGAGAAACCGATCTGAGAAGGAAGTTATTCCATCTAGGTGTGATCATGAAGCTCAAGAAGCTCCTGCAATACAAGCACAAGAAACCTTGCCAAGTGTGACACAATCAGATGTGCATGAGTCATCTCCTCAAGTTGATGAGTTAGATATTCCTATCGCTCGCAGAAAGCATCCACGTTCCACTGCAGGGAAGTTACCATCAAATCTATCTCAATATGATATTTCTAATTATGTCTCATATGTATCATTGGGCTCCCAATATAAATCATTTATAGATGCACTAGATTCCACTCTACCTATACCACGTGATTGGCAGGAGGCGAAACAATATCCGGAGTGGAGAGCTGCTATGATAGAGGAGATGACAGCACTTGATAAAAATAATACTTGG GCAATGATGATGATGGGATAG